CGAGGCTTTCAATTGGGTCAGGGAGAGCACGCGCTTGTCGGCGCTTTCCTTGAGGTTGCTCGGATCGTCGTCGGTCAACCGGTCCAGCAGGGACGGTTGCAGGCGATCGCGGGTGGCGATTTCGGTTACCAAATGAAAAGACCCGTGTAATCTTTCTGATCCCCAGCACCGCGCAGGCAACTGGCACTGCGCGCGACCACCGAAGGTTCGAGCTGGCCTTTGACTTGGCGTACGGCGCGGTACTCGGACCGGCATTCACGACTGTTCGCAGGATCAACGCTCACATGCAGCACGATCACGATCGGTACGTTGTTGAAGGATTCGACGTGAGGTTTGCCCTGTCGGTCGACAGCAAATTGGCAAGGCCATGGCATCTCGAGGGGCAGCACGCTCTGATCCGGTTTACGCAACACGCATTGCTGCTGATCGTTCCCCAGCGTCAGTCGTTGTTCGCCCAGAGTGACGACCTGATCCTCGGAAGCAGGGGTAGTCTGTTGGCCGGCGCACGCCCACAGGCTCGACAACACACAGCACAGAGCCGCCAGGTTTCGGCTGGATCTGATCATGTCAGCTCCCAGAACCAGATGGCCCTGGATCGGTAGGCAGGGTCGCTGTAGCGGCCAATGGTCAAGCCACGATTCCATAGGTCGATATGATCGCCTGTGCGATTGTCAGCAGACTCCCCTGACTGCTGGAAGCAATCCTTGAAAAAGATGAGCCCGGTCTTGTCTTGCAACTTGCGCCGTTCTTCGGCACTTCCACCGAGAATCTGTGGCCGCCCCAGATGATGCTTCCACAACCAGTTCGCCAGTGATTCGGCACCCCTGGCGTGTTCATGTGCACATTTGGGTTCGGTGTAGGTGGATTTGTTGACCTTGATGGTCAGCTCTGCATTGAGTGTCATGCTCATGCGGATAGCACACTGATTTTCCCATGGCCCGTTGCAGGGTTTTGCGTCAGGGTGCGTAGCCAAGAGGTCGGAATACGCTTTCCACAAATTAATAAACGAAGGCTTGGCCATGACTCAGATACCGGAGGGGAAAGGATTGGATTCGAGCAGGCACTAAAACACCCCCGGCGTATAACGCCGGGGGCATCTTCGATTACACCTTGACGTTCTGACGGATGTTCCAGCCGAACTTGACCGGCCCGCCTTCCTTGGTGCCATCGGCCTTTTGCGGCTGGTAGTCCACCAGCACCTTGGCGAAGTTCAGGGTGAGGTTTTCGGTCAGGCGATCATCGCTGCCCGAGCCGCCGGTGCTCAGGGACGTGACCAGCACTTCTTCCAGATTGATGATCATGTACTCGACCTGGCTTTCGCCGCCGGCCTTGCGCACGGTCAGCTTGACCTTGTCGATGTGCTTGCCGCTGGCGCAGTGCATCATCAGGTTCGGTGAAGCTTTGTCGACGTACTTGGTCAGCGACAGGTCCTGGATGTTCACCTTGCCGGCACCACCGCCACTGCCCACGTGCATATTGCCGGACTGAGACATGCCCCAGCTCCAGTTCAAGACGTCGATCTCGTCCTTGTGGGCCTTGTCCATGGACTCGCCCTTGATGTCGCCGATCTTGATGAAAATATCAACAGCCATGTTTTCTCCCTGTGTGGTCTCTACCACATTGTGTTTTGTTGATCGTTCCCACGCTCTGCGTGGTAACGCATCTGGGGACGCTCCGCGTCACTGGGACGCGGAGCGTCCCGGGCGGCATTCCCACGCAGAGCGTGGGAACGATCACATCAAGGTCGTTTTTATGCGCCTTTGGCCGAAGGCAGCTTGGATACCAGGCGCAGCGACACGGTCAGACCTTCGAGCTGATAGTGCGGGCGCAGGTAGAACCTGGAGTTGTAGTACCCCGGGTTGCCTTCCACGTCCTCGACGATCACTTCGGCCGCGGCCAATGGGTGCTGGGCCTTGGTGGTTTCGGTGGAGTGCGCCGGGTCACCGTCGACGTAGTTGAGGATCCAGTCCTGCAGCCAACGCTGCATCTCGTCCTTCTCTTTGAAGGAGCCGATCTTGTCGCGCACGATGCACTTCAAGTAATGGGCGAAACGGCAGGTGGCGAACAGGTACGGCAGGCGCGCGGCCAGGTTGGCGTTGGCGGTGGCGTCCGGATCGTCGTACTCAGCCGGTTTCTGCAATGACTGGGCGCCGATGAACGCAGCGAAGTCGGTGTTTTTCTTGTGCAGCAGCGGCATGAAACCGTTCTTCGCCAATTCCGCTTCGCGGCGGTCCGAAATGGCGATTTCGGTCGGGCACTTCATGTCCACGCCGCCATCGTCGGTGGGGAAGGTGTGCGCCGGCAGGTTTTCCACTTCACCGCCAGACTCCACGCCACGAATGCGCGAGCACCAGCCGAAGTGTTTGAACGAACGGTTGATGTTCACCGCCATCGCGTAAGCGGCGTTAGCCCAGGTGTACTTGGAGCTGTCGGCACCGTCGGTGTTTTCTTCGAAGGCGAAGGCCTCCACCGGATCGGTCTTGGCGCCATACGGCAGACGCGCGAGGAAACGCGGCATGGTCAGGCCGATGTAGCGCGAGTCTTCCGATTCGCGCAGCGAGCGCCAGCCAGCGTATTCCGGTGT
The Pseudomonas lini DNA segment above includes these coding regions:
- the tssC gene encoding type VI secretion system contractile sheath large subunit translates to MTQLQQDNQPVAGSSTEPSEFANLLMQEFKPKTDRAREAVETAVRTLAEQALAQTDLVSNDAIKSIESIIAAIDAKLTAQVNQVIHHPDFQQLESAWRGLHYLVNNTESDEQLKIRVLNISKTDLHKTLKKFKGTAWDQSPIFKKMYEEEYGQFGGEPYGCLVGDYYFDQSPPDVELLGELSKVCAAMHSPFIAAASPTVMGMGSWQELSNPRDLTKIFTTPEYAGWRSLRESEDSRYIGLTMPRFLARLPYGAKTDPVEAFAFEENTDGADSSKYTWANAAYAMAVNINRSFKHFGWCSRIRGVESGGEVENLPAHTFPTDDGGVDMKCPTEIAISDRREAELAKNGFMPLLHKKNTDFAAFIGAQSLQKPAEYDDPDATANANLAARLPYLFATCRFAHYLKCIVRDKIGSFKEKDEMQRWLQDWILNYVDGDPAHSTETTKAQHPLAAAEVIVEDVEGNPGYYNSRFYLRPHYQLEGLTVSLRLVSKLPSAKGA
- a CDS encoding type VI secretion system amidase effector protein Tae4 — protein: MAKPSFINLWKAYSDLLATHPDAKPCNGPWENQCAIRMSMTLNAELTIKVNKSTYTEPKCAHEHARGAESLANWLWKHHLGRPQILGGSAEERRKLQDKTGLIFFKDCFQQSGESADNRTGDHIDLWNRGLTIGRYSDPAYRSRAIWFWELT
- a CDS encoding type VI secretion system tube protein Hcp, with the translated sequence MAVDIFIKIGDIKGESMDKAHKDEIDVLNWSWGMSQSGNMHVGSGGGAGKVNIQDLSLTKYVDKASPNLMMHCASGKHIDKVKLTVRKAGGESQVEYMIINLEEVLVTSLSTGGSGSDDRLTENLTLNFAKVLVDYQPQKADGTKEGGPVKFGWNIRQNVKV